In Cyclopterus lumpus isolate fCycLum1 chromosome 17, fCycLum1.pri, whole genome shotgun sequence, a genomic segment contains:
- the lrrc53 gene encoding uncharacterized protein lrrc53 encodes MIQKIVSFDPSFGGLVRLQILDLSRNRLRSAPAEAFSYLSWLTNLNLDLNSWNCSCQLLELAAVLSTFIQQPDKTLYNGRRMVCVSVDNSAVTTVLELTEANCVPSNQNITLRIEARGRVTPHRYARDLAVTAVICFIGGVCLTLLVVLIYYQVSRRKKLKESKRQKEEEERSSTVVNHPVNHLDVDEKRRDLFWQAHRSQPWNREAMTLDPWTGGHGSQFGYRTDENVQFRCPDCSTKGQRGTGSNQMRRNNRTNGGMETEKERETRRMRMMTEEERRRLEQRILSRDMHNKLLSRSNTNSSSHPWKETFFQANREIGEVNRTEMEGKSRGQELLHCESCHRTNRPPEQTMRQGRIHTNMKDLAWFEGVHPQYRQMDRVRIVNHNQFDTKKNIELRREQRNVTFDLESSRSREQGSSQGEDKRKEEARSSRDKKRGKRDKAKVQSSRLLKVKLNLNPLRKSKVHPKRKTELDHSEKSSSKKSKDKRQNESGKKTKGSGEKTKRSKPKGSTEDAAKEKKGEDRGEGEQERKSSSKQEKIEQGSTEGDQGEGTHPENSGLSDTANTADQSASALAIGQGQHLQGGSLQYKESAQLSPQHPVSLSGIGGNHTTNLSLLGSAGSQLTGSSLSLQGENFLLNTMAPGSLFPSGPANSVAPCTAISGPNMAPSVAPDSVSLQPGEALMSPATSLLANTVYANPLQASAIHTSPLNTTQPAGLASGLAANPAVDPAPMQCLSQSKPPPDSSPLVARLKAEAQGPGLQTGEGVYPNLPTQAPPSVNSLSWVTPPAHGPVTTVENLSNNNSQTETEGVHAGSTVHMSAGGAALTEGPAAGLPGGSMQGEDVSVSGASAPSMSTQSVSSTGDTYAAAALLQQEYLSEEGGSSPRRKLRLVLPEKTSSRPPTALERKIR; translated from the exons atgatacaGAAAATAGTCAGTTTTGATCCTAGCTTCGGTGGCTTGGTGAGACTGCAGATCCTGGATCTGTCCAGAAACCGTCTGCGTTCTGCTCCTGCGGAGGCTTTTTCCTATCTCAGCTGGCTGACAAACCTCAACCTAGACCTCAACTCCTGGAACTGCTCGTGTCAGCTGCTGGAACTGGCTGCCGTCCTGTCCACCTTCATACAACAGCCCGACAAG ACCCTCTATAATGGCCGTAGGatggtgtgtgtgagcgtcGACAACTCGGCAGTAACCACAGTGCTGGAGCTGACCGAGGCCAACTGTGTCCCGTCCAATCAGAACATCACATTGCGGATCGAGGCAAGAGGCAGAGTGACCCCTCACCGGTACGCCCGAGATCTGGCTGTCACTGCAGTCATCTGCTTCATCG GTGGAGTTTGCTTGACCCTGCTGGTTGTCCTGATCTACTATCAAGTGTCTCGTAGGAAGAAACTGAAAGAAagtaaaagacagaaagaagaagaagagagaagcagCACGGTGGTGAATCACCCTGTCAATCACCTAGATGTTGATGAAAAGAGGAGGGACCTCTTCTGGCAAGCACATAGAAGCCAGCCTTGGAACAGGGAGGCCATGACCTTGGACCCATGGACAGGTGGCCATGGCAGCCAGTTTGGGTACAGAACTGATGAGAACGTACAGTTTAGGTGTCCGGACTGTAGCACCAAAGGACAGAGAGGGACGGGGTCGAACCAAATGAGACGGAACAACAGGAcaaatggagggatggagacggagaaggaaagagagacgaggagaatGAGGATGATgacagaggaagaaaggaggaggctTGAGCAGAGAATATTAAGCAGGGACATGCATAACAAGCTTCTTTCTCGTAGCAACACCAACTCTTCCTCACATCCATGGAAAGAAACCTTTTTTCAGGCAAACAGAGAAATTGGGGAGGTCAACAGGACTGAGATGGAAGGTAAGAGCAGAGGACAAGAGCTGTTACACTGTGAGAGCTGCCACAGGACGAACAGACCTCCAGAGCAGACCATGAGACAAGGGAGGATTCACACCAACATGAAAGACTTGGCTTGGTTTGAAGGCGTCCATCCTCAatacagacagatggacagggTTAGGATTGTTAACCACAACCAGTTTGACACGAAGAAGAACATAGAATTGAGAAGAGAACAAAGAAACGTAACGTTTGACCTGGAGAGTTCAAGAAGCCGAGAGCAAGGAAGCAGTCAAGGCgaggacaagaggaaggaggaagcgaGGAGCTCCCGAGacaagaagagaggaaagagagataaAGCTAAAGTCCAGTCAAGCCGGCTACTGAAGGTTAAACTAAACTTGAACCCGCTACGAAAAAGCAAAGTCCATCCTAAGAGGAAAACGGAGCTGGACCACTCAGAGAAAAGCAGCTCAAAGAAGAGTAAAGATAAAAGGCAGAATGAGTCTGGTAAGAAAACGAAGGGTAGCGGTGAGAAAACGAAGAGATCCAAGCCCAAAGGATCGACTGAGGATGCTGcgaaagagaagaaaggggaagacagaggagaaggagaacaggaaagaaaaaGTTCCTCTAAGCAGGAAAAAATCGAGCAGGGGAGTACAGAGGGGGACCAGGGAGAGGGTACTCACCCAGAGAACTCCGGACTAAGCGATACCGCCAACACTGCCGACCAATCAGCCTCTGCTCTTGCCATTGGACAGGGACAACACTTGCAGGGTGGGAGTCTTCAGTATAAGGAAAGTGCTCAGCTATCTCCGCAGCATCCCGTATCACTCTCTGGCATTGGTGGGAATCACACTACCAACCTCTCCCTGCTTGGTTCGGCGGGCTCACAACTGACTGGCAGCAGCCTCTCTCTTCAAGGAGAAAACTTCTTGCTCAACACCATGGCCCCAGGATCACTGTTCCCCAGTGGTCCAGCTAATTCTGTTGCTCCTTGCACAGCGATCAGTGGGCCAAACATGGCTCCAAGTGTCGCCCCAGACAGCGTCAGTCTGCAACCTGGTGAAGCCCTCATGTCTCCTGCTACCTCCCTTCTAGCTAACACTGTATATGCTAACCCTTTGCAAGCAAGTGCAATCCATACCTCTCCTCTTAATACCACCCAGCCTGCAGGACTAGCCTCGGGTTTAGCGGCAAACCCAGCTGTTGATCCTGCACCCATGCAGTGCCTCTCGCAAAGCAAGCCCCCTCCAGATAGCTCTCCTCTTGTAGCAAGACTGAAGGCTGAAGCCCAGGGACCAGGCCTTCAGACTGGGGAAGGAGTATATCCCAATCTCCCAACTCAGGCACCTCCTAGTGTGAATAGTTTGTCTTGGGTGACCCCTCCGGCTCATGGACCAGTGACCACAGTGGAGAATCTTTCAAACAACAACAGTCAGACAGAGACCGAGGGTGTGCATGCTGGATCCACAGTCCACATGTCAGCTGGGGGTGCTGCCCTCACTGAAGGACCTGCTGCAGGGTTGCCCGGAGGCAGTATGCAGGGAGAAGATGTGAGTGTATCAGGTGCCTCTGCACCTAGTATGTCCACACAGAGTGTATCCTCCACAGGGGACACATATGCAGCTGCTGCACTGCTGCAGCAGGAGTACCTGTCAGAGGAAGGAGGATCCTCCccgaggaggaagctgaggctGGTGCTTCCTGAGAAGACGTCCAGCCGACCACCCACCGCACTTGAGAGGAAGATACGCTAG